Part of the Roseofilum capinflatum BLCC-M114 genome, GTTGGGGTCGATCGCCTCTTTTCCTGCCCACCCTACGACTACCCCTACGAACCCCCTTAATAATAACTGCCGGTTTTGCGATGGTGAACGGCGGTTACCCCACTTCTATCAAAGACTTTACCGCTCTCAACGGTGGCGTAAACCATCCAATGATCGCCGCATTCCATGCGATCGCCTACCGTACATTCGAGGTAAGCAAGGGCATCCTTGAGAATCTTACCGCCATTTTCCGCTATTTCCGTTTCCAAGCCTGCAAACCGGTCTTCTCCGGGGGCAAACTTGCGGGTAAATTGGCGGATTAAAGGACTCTTTTCGGGCAAAATATTCAACACAAAGCGATCGCCTGAATGGGTTAACGACTCCATTGCTCGGTCTTTAGCCACCGCAATTGTTAACCCTGGAGGATTAAACGTTGCTTGAGACACCCAACTGGCAAGCATTCCGCTATGCAGGTCTCCCCGATGGGCCGAAACCACGCACAACGATCCGACCACTCGGCCAACCGCTTGTGCGGTGCGATCGCTACTCGACACATTCACCGAGCGCTTCGGAGTCCGTCGTTTGAGATCCTTCTTCAACTGTTGGGCAAAATCAATCCCCGCTTCCTCACATTGCTGCAAAATGGCATCCGTGGGGGCAAACTTCACCCGGATCGGCTCAAACCCAAACTGATATCCCGCATCCTCCAACTTGCTCTGCAAAATATCGATCGCTTCTCCACTCCAGCCAAACGACCCAAATACGCCCGCAAGTTTCGTTTTCGCTGCCGTTGATAGCACAATTCCTAAAGCCGTTTGCACCTGGGTGGGGGGATGGCCCGCTAAGGTGGGAGAACCTAAAATAAAGCCATCACATTTTTCCACCTGAGCCTGAATCTCAGCCGGATCGGCCAGTTCACAATCAATTAACTCAACCCCCACACTCGATTTCGTAATTCCACGGGCGATCGTCTGGGCTAAAGTTCCCGTATTCCCATAAGCGGATGCATAAATTAGAGCCACCGATAACTCCTGTCCGCTTTGCTTCTCGCTCCAAGAGCGATAGAGCTGGGTTAACTCCTGTTTCCCGTAGCGTAGCAGCGGCCCGTGACCAGGAGCATAGAAGCGAGTCGGTTTATCTTTCATCCGGTCTAGGGCCGTCAGTACCTGCCGAGGTTGTGCCGCATGGAGACAATCAAAATAATACTGCCGGTCTTCGCTATAGAGTTTCCATCCTTCATCAAAGACTTGATCCCCACAGACATGAGCGCCAAAAAATTTATCTGTAAATAGAATTTGCGAGAGGGGATCGTAGGTGCAAATGCCATCGGGCCATCGGGGGGTTGGGGTGGGGATAAACTGAAGATGATGACCTTGGCCCAGGTCGAGGTCTAGATCTGAGCGGTTAACCAATTGCACCTTTACCTCTAGACCTTCCTCTTCCCAAAGCTTTTCCAGGGCTAATTTAGCAGCTTTCGAGCAGACGAGGGTTAGTTGAGGAGCCAGCTTAAGTAAGGCTTTGAGAGTGGCTCCCCGATTGGGATTAAAGTGGTGAACAATCACGTAATCAATGGACTTGAGATCCAGTCGATCTTGGAGGGCTTTAATATAGTTATCGGTAAAGGATTCTCCTGGGGGATCGATTAAGGCAATTTTATCGCTTTTAATCAGGAATGAATTCGCGGTTGTTCCCTTTTGTAGGGAATATTCAACTTCAAATTTCAGACGATCCCAGGTTCGCGATCGCAATAAAGTGGTTTGATGATCGAGATAAACGACTTGGACATCACGGGGTTTAATTGTAGATGACATAGGATCAAGGCGGTGAGAGTACAAGGATGGGTTATCCCATAGTATAACTTTCTGGCTTACACCAGAAGCCACCCTGATTCCTTTAGTAAAGTTTATATCTGTGATTAATAATGTACCCTATAGCAGCGACAACTGCTGTATTGCCAAAAAACGATAAAAAACGCTAACTCCAGAAAAGGAATTAGCGTTAAGACGTGGAGGTGAGTACGGGAAGTTGGGGTACTCACGCTACCGAGATGATTAGCTGGCCAGGGTGTTACTGCCATAACTATCCAAGCTATATCCAGGGACGCGGTTGGTGTAGTCGGTTTCTTGACCGGTTACAGATTTGGCGATGCTGTTGAAGCCATCAGAGTCCCAGTTGCGTTCGTGGATAGATTTGGTTTGTTCTCCCATGAAGTAGGCTTGAGTTCCGATTACAGAAGCAGCAACCCAACCAGCGATAAACAGTAAGGAAAGAATAACTAAGTTAACCATGTTGTTCTCCTATGTGTGAACTTTTGTTTCGTTTCTTGCAAACTAATGTAACAAAGTCTTGCAATATTTGTCAATATGATGTTAATCACAAGGGACTGTGACGCAGATCGCTGGAATCTAGGCAAAAGATTCTGATTTCACCCTTACCTTTAGGAGAGGTTTAGGAGTCTATGGCCAGGGAGAAATAATAACCGAGCAGATATAAGGAACCGCAAACCACGGTTAACCCAGAAGAGTCGATCGCGGCCGCATCTAGAGCATCTGCGAGATCTGCATAGGGTTCACCACTGCATAAGTCTGGTTGTAGGGTTTGAGCGAGTTCGACTAGCTCTTGGGGGGAAGCGCAATTGCTATCGGGAACGGGGACAGTGAAGAGGCGATCGCCCGGACGCAGAAGAATTTGTAAGATTTCTGTATGGGATTTGGTCGAGAGCATTCCCATCACCCAATGAATGGGAGTAGGCTCTAGGGTATCGAGATAGTGCCGCAACACGATCGCCGATTCGGGATTATGGGCCCCATCAATCAGGATGCGCTGGTGTTTCCAGATACTCCATTCTAGGCGACCGGGCCATTGGGTACGGGCGATTCCCTGTTGGATTGCTTGGGGAGAAATCGTCCAGCCTGAAGGGGGTAAGCTTTGAATGGTGGCGATCGCCAAAGCAGAGTTTTGTAGTTGATGCGCTCCTACTAAAGGCAGTTGATACTCGATATCAGCAAATCTGGCTTTTCCTCCACCGAGATCTTGGGCGGCTGGGGGATAAATCGCTGGGCAGTTTAACGCTTGAATTCTTTCCTGGATGACGGTTTTTGCTTCTGGAGGGACAGCACCAATAATCGCGGGACAGTCGGCTTTGAGGATACCGGCTTTTTCTCTGGCAATATCTCCTAGGGTGGGGCCCAACACTTGCCAATGATCCCAACCGATGGAGACAATCACAGTCGCTAAAGGGCGATCGCAGACATTAGTGGCATCTAAACGGCCCCCTAATCCCACTTCCATCACCCCTACATCGCACTCCTGGTCAGCAAAATAGAGCCAAGCGGCCGCTGTAAAGAGTTCAAACTGAGTCGGTGAATCTTCAGGATTAACGACTTCTAAAACCTTGACTAAATTGTTATAGAGGTCTTCTGGGGCGATCGCCTGGCCATTAATACAGATTCTTTCCGTCCAATCTCGCAAATGGGGGGAAGTATAGCGCCCCACGCCATAGCCTGCGGCTTCTAAAATCGAGCCGATATAAGCGCAAACCGACCCCTTACCATTGGTTCCAGCCACATGGATTAACGGAACCCGATCCTGGGGGTTACCGAGGGCTGCTAACAGGTGCTTAATCCGATCTAACCCAAGATGGACAGCCACATGCTGATGGGGGGGTAACAAATCGGCGATCCGGCTCCGCATCTCTGGTGAGATCGCCTGCCCCCATTGAGAGGTTTTAGGGTTCTTATTCTTCAAGTTGCAATCTCAAATTCACGGTTCCAGAGGGTCTAACATCCCCAGGAGAGCGAAATAAGCCCAGGTCTTCCCCCGATCCGGCACTGTCTTGGTACATCACATCCACCTTTTCATTGAGTCGCACTTGGGGAATAACCGATCGCGATCGCCCAGTGGATAAGCGCGGATCAATTCTCACAGAAGAGTCTGTATATAAACCCGGAAAATCTTGGGTGCTGCGACTCTCCACCGTTTGTAAAGAGTCTCCTTTTAGAGTCACTCCCTCTTCTTCTTGAGAGAGAGCAGGGGAACTCAAGAAGGCAAAAACCGCGCTCCAGGCGATCGCGGCACTCACGGGCCAAAAGAATAAAGTCTTCATCTGTAACCTTGACATTTAGTCTAAAGATACGGGTACTTTCTATTATGGTGCGCCATAGAAACCTCTCGCAATCCTTTATTTATAAACTCTTAATAACCGTTTGAGCAAAATTAAGGGGTTAGGAGTCTAGACTCCTAACCCCCAAGGGATTAATCCCGAAATAAGGATTTATGCTTCCCGGCTGTTTAAGAAGTTCTGAATCTGAGTGAGAGCTGCTGCACCAATATTAAAAACAGCCCATCCTCCAGCAACAGCGATCGGTAGTAAAACAACGACAACACGCCAATCCATAGTTCTATCCTCCAGATTCAGTAAAGTTTTTTATCGGTTTTTCATACTTCTAGTTTTACCGCAAAGTGAGACAATTGTGTACTCATGCTACGAGCCTTTGAGCCTATGGACAGATCCCATAGGCAGATCCCATGGGCGTTCCATCTTTATCAACCCCATTGTCGCGGGCAAAAGTATAGTATCATGGGGCTTGGCTCATCGAATGGTAAGGGTGAGGGAATCATGAATCTAGCCCCGATCGCCCAATGGGGTAAAGCGGTATTCGTCAATGTCTTCAAACTATCTGCACTTGTGGCCTGCGGATTGGTCTTGTGCCTTAGTGGATGCGCCCGATCGCAGTTTCCGGGAGATTCGGCAGCAGTGGAAGCCTTATCTGCGGCTCGGTTTATTTCTAAACAAGCGCCGGTCGTCGTCTCCTTATCCGAGAAGCCGGATCGGGTGTTATCGGAAATTAAAGGATTCGATCGAGGGAAAAAACTGCTACAAAATACCCTCCTTGATAGCACCGGTTTAGAGTATCAGCAAGATATTCAGCCTTGGCTGGATGGGGGCGGAATTTGGGCGATGACGAGTACGGATCTCGATCGCCAAGGGGACAATGGACAACAACCGGGTTATTTGGTGGTGCTACCGACGAAAAACGCCCAACTTTCCCAAGAATTATTAGAAGTCTATTGGCAACGGGAGGCGATCGCCGGCCAAGATTTGGTGTTTGAACCCTACAAAGGCACACAGTTAATTTATAGCCGCAAAGAAAACACGATTGCTACCACGGTAGTGGGATCGCGGTTTGTGTTATTGGCAAATCATCCTAAAGTCCTGCGCGAAGGGATTAATAATGTGCAAGTTGCCGATCTGAGTTTAGGCGCAACCCCAGACTATCAACAGTTGCAGGAACTCAATAGGGATAAAGGAAAGGCGATCGCCTGGATCAATCTGCCTCAGTTTGCCCAAAAGTTGGGTATGGATGTCAATCATCCCTTGTATGCAGCCTTGGGGATGAGTGTGCAATTCCAACAAGATGGACTGTTAGCCAAAACAGATTGGTTACCCACCGATCCAGCTTTGCTCGCAGGAGGAGAAGCGCCCTTAAATCCCTCTTCCCTGTTAACGTATCTGCCCCCTAGCAGTTATTTAGCCATCAACGGTGTTAACCTGCGTCAGTTTTGGCAACAGGTGCAAACAGAAACGGCAGGTTATGGGAACATTTCCGAGATTCTGCGCCAACCCTTGCTCGACTGGGGAAAACAATGGCAATTAGACGTGCAAGCCGATATTCTTGATGCCATTGAAGGAGAATATGCGATCGCCTTGTTACCCGATGAAGAAGAAGGGGATTTAGATTGGATTATCATTAGCGAGAAAACGGGAGAGAGTTTAACCGATCGTTTAGATGCGATGGTGAACCAGCAAGGCTTGAGTGTTGGCTCTTTTAAGTTAGACGATCGAACCCTGGTGGCTTGGACGAAATTAATCGCCGATCCGATCGTGGAAGGGAAAGAAACGGCTAAAAGTCGGTTATTAAAAGCCAAAGTGCAAGGGGTGCATACAACCGTTAACCAGTATGAGATTATCACCTCATCTATTGCTGCTATGGATCGGGTACTGAAAGCCAAAAAGACAGGCAATTCCTTAGCTACCGATGCCCTCTTTCAAGACAGTATCGCCGCTTTACCTCCAGTCAACCATGGCTATTTCTTTGTCAATTGGCGATCGGCTCAAAAACCCCTGGAGCGTCAAATTCCTCTGTTAAGGCTGGTAGAATTGGCAGGCAAGCCTCTCTTAGACCCCTTAGAATCGGTGGCGATCGCCAGCTCTAGCACTTCCGAGGAACGTCAAGCCGATATCTTCTTCAACTATATGGCTGTCCACTGAGTCCACGCTTGCCAAAAGACGTAAGTCGCCAATAGTGCCAACAGCAGACGAAAGCCAAAGGTAATCACCCGATCCTCCAATGTCGGTAAAAATCGGGTACTGATTTGTACCCCAATTAATCCCCCCGTTCCTAATAAAATTCCAGCTAAAGGAACCACATTGTTTTGTAGCGCATGACCGATACAAGCGGATAAAGCGGTGAGAACAATCACGCCTAAACTGGTGCGGACGGCATCTTTAATGGTTTCTCCGAGCCATAAAATCTGTAGGGGAACCATGATCACTCCTCCCCCTACCCCTAAAAACCCGGCCATAAATCCGGCGATCGAGCCGGTAATCATTCTCGCCAAGGTGGGATTAAACTGGGGTTCTTCGATGGTAGGTTCGGACTGGGTGAGGGTTTTGCGGACTTGGACTAAATAGAGGTTGAGCAGTAAGAGCAGTCCGAAGCAGAAGAGGAGAAGATAGGAGGGGAGGCGATCGGCGAAAATACTGCCCACTTGAGCCGTAATCATTGCTGGGAATCCTAAGAGTAGGACTTTAGATAATTTTAAGTAACCCATGCGCCAATTTTGCACCGTTCCCGAACTAGCAGTGATTAAAATCGAGAGGCTACTGGTGGCCACAGATTCGACCGGGGAATAGCCTAATGTGGTTAAGAGGGGAACTAAAACGGTTCCGCCACCAATGCCTAAAAAACCCGCGAGAATTCCGGCTAAGAGTCCTCCACTGGCTAATAAAATAATTTGGGTTACAGTCATGTCAATTAAAAATTAAAAATTAAAAATTAAAAATTTTTATGTCGGCGACAGCCGAAACAATTAACAATTCATAATTTTCAGAATTGAAAACCTTGGGGAAGCATCTTCAGGGGAAATAGGCCATGAACCCCTTTTTGCGGTCGATTCACCACTTGGGTAATCCGAAAAGAAGCGGCTAAACTACAGAGAACATAGGCTTCTTCTGGGGTGAGACCTCCGCAGTATACCAGCACCTGGATCATCTGTTCTAAGGCTTGTTCTAAGGCTTGATCGAGGGTGGGGGCAAATCCCATGGTAATCAGGTCGGTGGGGGTTTGGGCGAGGGGGACAGGAAGGGGAAAGTTTTGATGCAGAATAACTTGAATTGTGCCATTCATGGAGGTTTCGATCGCCGTAACATTAACTTCCCCATCCCCTTGGGCCCCGTGACCATCGCCAACCGAGAGGAGGCCCCCAGGGACTTGGACGGGGAGAAAGAGCCGAGATCCAGCTTGCAATTCTCGGTTGTCCATATTGCCGCCAAATGTGCCCGGAGGGACGGAAGAATGGGGTTCTGAGGGGGGGGCAACGGCTAAAATGCCAAAAAAGGGCTGAAGGGGGATTTTAATTTCTGGATGACCGGGAAAGTAGGCAATTTGTTGGTCGAGGTCTAGGGGAATGAAGCGCAGCGCGGGGTCGGGGAACTGTTGGGGTAAGGCTCCCCAACCGGCTCGAATGGCGTTAAACCCGACGGGTAAACTGGGGGTAATGCGCTCTAGACGAATTTCGAGAATGTCCCCAGGTTGGGCATTTTGGATGTGGATGGGGCCGGTGAGCAGGTGGGGGCCGGGGCCGATTTTGCGCTCAGGGGGGAGATGGTGGCAGATGTCTAGCAGTTCTGGAGGGAAGAAAGCTTGGGGGGCGCGATGATGCTCCTCAATGAGGTAAAATCCAGTATAGGTCTCGATCTGGATGCGATCGCCTGACTCCACCGTAAGCACAGGCGGAACTTTATCCGAAAATCCCCCCAGATGCACAGTCTCGCAGGTTGCTCTTAAAATATGTTCTTTCATGGCCATGGGTGGGGAATCAGTAATTCGTCAACTCTTTTTCTCTGAAAGTCCCCCTTTTTAAGGGAGATTTAGGGGGATCGTATTTCTCTATAATTTTCAATAATTTTTCACCACAATCTCCTGAACCAATCCCCGTTTCTTACCCTTACTATTAATCATCCGATTCGCCGATACCCGCTCAATGGTAAACCCCTCATACAACCGTTCAAAAAAATCATCAGTTGGGTCTTCATTTTTCGGATCGGAATTACTCAACATCATCTTCACATCATACAGTCGATCTAACTTGCGGAAAAACTGCCCTAACCTTTCCTGCTCCCGCTCTGCAAACTCCGATTGAGCATAAGCGGTAAACTTCGCTGTTTGACTCAGGGGGCGATAGGGCGGATCAAAATAGATAAATGAATCGTCTGTCATCACAGATTCACAGCTCTGAAAATCTCCACCGATAATTTCTGCTTTCTGCAACACCTCAGACGCTACTCGCAAGTTGTCTGCATCCAAAATTTTCGGATGTTTATATTTCCCCGGAGGCACATTAAACTCCCCCTTACTATTGATACGAAACAGACCATTAAAACAAGTGCGATTCAGAAAAATTAGCCAACTCGCTCTCACGGTAGAATCTGGAGAATACTTTTCATAGTTAAAGTCTAGTCTTTGGGTATTATACTGTTCCCGAATCAGAAAATAGAAGTCTTTGCGCTCAGAATGGGTCAAACCATGATATTTATTTTCCAGTTGTTCTAATGCCGCCATCAAGTCGTCTGGATAGTGCTTCACCACCTGATACACTAACACCAGTTCCGGATTCACATCATACAGAAATACAGAGCCAAAATCATAGGTTTGCGCTAAGTCAAAAAAGACCGCACCCCCCCCTAAAAATGGCTCAATATAGCGCTTTATTTTTCCCTGTTTTAATTCAGGGGGATAGTGTGCTTCAAATTGAGAGAGCAGTTGAGATTTACCCCCTGCCCATTTTAAGAAGGGTTTAGCGCGTTGATTTTTTGATGTCATATTATTTCCCCTCATCCTTCTACCCCCTTGTCCCGCAGGAGAAGGGGGGGAAAGTCAAGAATTCCATGGGAGAGGGCATTTCTGATTTTATCTATAAAACTAATACCATTTCTCTTTAAGTTTGCACTTAATTACTGTCGATTCTAGTAGACCATTTCATCTAATTTGATGCATTAGATTTTGTTTGTAGTGAGCGCTTTAGCGCTAACACCGAACCATGTTTTCTATAAATAGTGAGCGTAAGGAGCGCACCGAAGACTATAAGCGCTAAAGCGCTTACTACGAACTGGGCTTTCTATTGAACTATTTTAGGTGAAACAGTCCACTACGGCAAAATCATTAAACGCATCATCATAGAGAAATGGCATAAGGTTAATCCTAACCGATGGAGAAGATTAAATCAACGCCTAATTTACAGTAACTTTTTGTCCCGTTAATGCCGATCTTTCGGCAGCGCAAGCGACTTTAAGGGCGTATAAACTGGACTGAGGATTAACATAGAGTTCTGTCCCTTCTGTTAAATACTCTAAGACTTGCTGAGTGTCTTGGGCAAAGAGTCCTCGGCGTGTGCCTACGGGGATTTCTGTGGTTTTGTCCAGTTGAATTAAGGAGCCTTTCTCCCCTTCAAAGATTAGGGTTCCTTGATGGCCATGGACTTCTAATTTTCGTTCGGGTTGCCAAAAAATATCCCCTTTACCATAAACAATATCGGCAATTGTACCGCTAGTAAATTGGAGTTGGGCAGTGCAGAAACAGCCGTGATAATAGTCAGAATTCTCCGGCCAATAGCGGTTTTGGGCGTAAACTGTTTCCACAGTACCTAATGCATCGGTGAAACGGTGGATAGAAGGGAGGGAGGCGACTAAGGGAAAGCCGAAGAGGTCTTTGTGATAATTCCAGCGCTGGGGTGCGGGATGAATGGGGGCAATTTTGCTATAGCGTAGATAGCTGATTTCTCCGAGTTGGGGGAGAGTTTGCTTAAAGGCTTGGTGGAGTCCGCCTAAGAGTTCGATATGCTCGATATGGAGGAGTTTGTGTTGGGTTTTAGACAGTATCCAGAGGCTTCTGGCTCCCTCGAAGTTGAGGGATAGGGGATATTCAACGATGACATGCTTTTGAGCGGTTAAGGCGGCTTTGGCGATCGCCCCATGATCTCGATTGATGGTACTAATTATAACTAAATCTAGGTCATCAAGCTGCACCAATTCTTGCCAAGATTCTAGTACCCGCGCCCCATATTTTTGGGCAAACTCAGCCGTTTTATCTGGATTATAACCCACCACTGCCACCAGACGGCTACGGGAATCACTCTGTAAAGTTTCTGCTCTCAAGCGAGCCGCAAATCCCGTACCAATTAGACCCACATTCAAAGGATTCTGCACTAATTTCCCCCATCAATTCATACTGTCTACATAGCCTAAAAATGCCGTTACCGCCTCATTGGGGGGACTTTTATAGACATAATATAAGGTGCGCGAATAGGGATAACCCGAAAATCCCGGTAATACCCCATCAATTGCCACTGCTCTGACGGTTTGCTGATTGACAATTTGATCGGCTGTGGCATAACCGATGCCATCCTCACCTAATGCCTGTAACATGGGAGTTGTAGCATCTCGGTCTAAGGTTGCAACATTAGAGCCTGTACCAAAATTTTCTCCTTGTAGGGCCAATTCTTGAAACGCCTGACGGGTTCCACTGACTACCGGTCGATTAATGACGCGAATGGGACGATTAGATCCCCCAACTTCTGACCAATTGGTAATTTTACCTTGAAAAATGTCTTTCACTTGTTGCATCGTTAACCCAGCAGACAGGGGATTACTGTTGCTGACGGCGATCGCAATTTGATCGCTCGTCACCGGAAACGCCATTAACCCCTCCTGCGTCTCCTGCGCTGACAGGGGACGAGACACTGCCGCTAAATCCAACTGTCCCATCAACACCCCTTGAATCCCCTTATCCGAACCATTGGCTTGAGTTTCTACCGTGGTATTCGGAAATTGCCCCTCAAACCCCTGTTTCAGAGTCCGATTTAACGTCACCATGCTGGTACTGCCATCCATGCGAATCACTGTACCGGCTGCCACCGATGTCGGTTGGGTAAATTCAGGGGTTGAGGAATTGGGGGCAGTTTGTTCTGTCGGGGTGGGTGCTGCGTTGGGTTCACTCACCACTGGGGGATTATCTCCAGAGGGTGAAGGAGGTTGGCGCAAGAAAAACCAGTAGCCTCCTCCCGCTCCCAAGATCAAAAACAGGCCAATAAACAGAAACGGAGATGGATCATTATTTTGAGCCATAATCTCAGTTAGCTCGGTACTTGAGCTAAGGTCGCAATATTCTCTAAGGCTAACCCCGGACAGGTGCGTTTGACTAGACCTGTCAACACATTACCGGGGCCAATTTCTACCACTTTTTCTATTCCTTCCTCCACCAGTTTTAAGCAGGTTTCTCGCCAGCGCACAGAACCGGTCATTTGCTTGAGTAGACGGGTTTTC contains:
- a CDS encoding diflavin flavoprotein, with the translated sequence MSSTIKPRDVQVVYLDHQTTLLRSRTWDRLKFEVEYSLQKGTTANSFLIKSDKIALIDPPGESFTDNYIKALQDRLDLKSIDYVIVHHFNPNRGATLKALLKLAPQLTLVCSKAAKLALEKLWEEEGLEVKVQLVNRSDLDLDLGQGHHLQFIPTPTPRWPDGICTYDPLSQILFTDKFFGAHVCGDQVFDEGWKLYSEDRQYYFDCLHAAQPRQVLTALDRMKDKPTRFYAPGHGPLLRYGKQELTQLYRSWSEKQSGQELSVALIYASAYGNTGTLAQTIARGITKSSVGVELIDCELADPAEIQAQVEKCDGFILGSPTLAGHPPTQVQTALGIVLSTAAKTKLAGVFGSFGWSGEAIDILQSKLEDAGYQFGFEPIRVKFAPTDAILQQCEEAGIDFAQQLKKDLKRRTPKRSVNVSSSDRTAQAVGRVVGSLCVVSAHRGDLHSGMLASWVSQATFNPPGLTIAVAKDRAMESLTHSGDRFVLNILPEKSPLIRQFTRKFAPGEDRFAGLETEIAENGGKILKDALAYLECTVGDRMECGDHWMVYATVESGKVFDRSGVTAVHHRKTGSYY
- a CDS encoding Gfo/Idh/MocA family protein → MQNPLNVGLIGTGFAARLRAETLQSDSRSRLVAVVGYNPDKTAEFAQKYGARVLESWQELVQLDDLDLVIISTINRDHGAIAKAALTAQKHVIVEYPLSLNFEGARSLWILSKTQHKLLHIEHIELLGGLHQAFKQTLPQLGEISYLRYSKIAPIHPAPQRWNYHKDLFGFPLVASLPSIHRFTDALGTVETVYAQNRYWPENSDYYHGCFCTAQLQFTSGTIADIVYGKGDIFWQPERKLEVHGHQGTLIFEGEKGSLIQLDKTTEIPVGTRRGLFAQDTQQVLEYLTEGTELYVNPQSSLYALKVACAAERSALTGQKVTVN
- a CDS encoding DUF3352 domain-containing protein → MNLAPIAQWGKAVFVNVFKLSALVACGLVLCLSGCARSQFPGDSAAVEALSAARFISKQAPVVVSLSEKPDRVLSEIKGFDRGKKLLQNTLLDSTGLEYQQDIQPWLDGGGIWAMTSTDLDRQGDNGQQPGYLVVLPTKNAQLSQELLEVYWQREAIAGQDLVFEPYKGTQLIYSRKENTIATTVVGSRFVLLANHPKVLREGINNVQVADLSLGATPDYQQLQELNRDKGKAIAWINLPQFAQKLGMDVNHPLYAALGMSVQFQQDGLLAKTDWLPTDPALLAGGEAPLNPSSLLTYLPPSSYLAINGVNLRQFWQQVQTETAGYGNISEILRQPLLDWGKQWQLDVQADILDAIEGEYAIALLPDEEEGDLDWIIISEKTGESLTDRLDAMVNQQGLSVGSFKLDDRTLVAWTKLIADPIVEGKETAKSRLLKAKVQGVHTTVNQYEIITSSIAAMDRVLKAKKTGNSLATDALFQDSIAALPPVNHGYFFVNWRSAQKPLERQIPLLRLVELAGKPLLDPLESVAIASSSTSEERQADIFFNYMAVH
- a CDS encoding photosystem II protein Y gives rise to the protein MDWRVVVVLLPIAVAGGWAVFNIGAAALTQIQNFLNSREA
- a CDS encoding substrate-binding domain-containing protein; translation: MAQNNDPSPFLFIGLFLILGAGGGYWFFLRQPPSPSGDNPPVVSEPNAAPTPTEQTAPNSSTPEFTQPTSVAAGTVIRMDGSTSMVTLNRTLKQGFEGQFPNTTVETQANGSDKGIQGVLMGQLDLAAVSRPLSAQETQEGLMAFPVTSDQIAIAVSNSNPLSAGLTMQQVKDIFQGKITNWSEVGGSNRPIRVINRPVVSGTRQAFQELALQGENFGTGSNVATLDRDATTPMLQALGEDGIGYATADQIVNQQTVRAVAIDGVLPGFSGYPYSRTLYYVYKSPPNEAVTAFLGYVDSMN
- a CDS encoding photosystem II protein, Psb35-related, translated to MVNLVILSLLFIAGWVAASVIGTQAYFMGEQTKSIHERNWDSDGFNSIAKSVTGQETDYTNRVPGYSLDSYGSNTLAS
- a CDS encoding DNA adenine methylase: MTSKNQRAKPFLKWAGGKSQLLSQFEAHYPPELKQGKIKRYIEPFLGGGAVFFDLAQTYDFGSVFLYDVNPELVLVYQVVKHYPDDLMAALEQLENKYHGLTHSERKDFYFLIREQYNTQRLDFNYEKYSPDSTVRASWLIFLNRTCFNGLFRINSKGEFNVPPGKYKHPKILDADNLRVASEVLQKAEIIGGDFQSCESVMTDDSFIYFDPPYRPLSQTAKFTAYAQSEFAEREQERLGQFFRKLDRLYDVKMMLSNSDPKNEDPTDDFFERLYEGFTIERVSANRMINSKGKKRGLVQEIVVKNY
- a CDS encoding sulfite exporter TauE/SafE family protein; this translates as MTVTQIILLASGGLLAGILAGFLGIGGGTVLVPLLTTLGYSPVESVATSSLSILITASSGTVQNWRMGYLKLSKVLLLGFPAMITAQVGSIFADRLPSYLLLFCFGLLLLLNLYLVQVRKTLTQSEPTIEEPQFNPTLARMITGSIAGFMAGFLGVGGGVIMVPLQILWLGETIKDAVRTSLGVIVLTALSACIGHALQNNVVPLAGILLGTGGLIGVQISTRFLPTLEDRVITFGFRLLLALLATYVFWQAWTQWTAI
- a CDS encoding bifunctional folylpolyglutamate synthase/dihydrofolate synthase, with amino-acid sequence MKNKNPKTSQWGQAISPEMRSRIADLLPPHQHVAVHLGLDRIKHLLAALGNPQDRVPLIHVAGTNGKGSVCAYIGSILEAAGYGVGRYTSPHLRDWTERICINGQAIAPEDLYNNLVKVLEVVNPEDSPTQFELFTAAAWLYFADQECDVGVMEVGLGGRLDATNVCDRPLATVIVSIGWDHWQVLGPTLGDIAREKAGILKADCPAIIGAVPPEAKTVIQERIQALNCPAIYPPAAQDLGGGKARFADIEYQLPLVGAHQLQNSALAIATIQSLPPSGWTISPQAIQQGIARTQWPGRLEWSIWKHQRILIDGAHNPESAIVLRHYLDTLEPTPIHWVMGMLSTKSHTEILQILLRPGDRLFTVPVPDSNCASPQELVELAQTLQPDLCSGEPYADLADALDAAAIDSSGLTVVCGSLYLLGYYFSLAIDS
- a CDS encoding acetamidase/formamidase family protein is translated as MKEHILRATCETVHLGGFSDKVPPVLTVESGDRIQIETYTGFYLIEEHHRAPQAFFPPELLDICHHLPPERKIGPGPHLLTGPIHIQNAQPGDILEIRLERITPSLPVGFNAIRAGWGALPQQFPDPALRFIPLDLDQQIAYFPGHPEIKIPLQPFFGILAVAPPSEPHSSVPPGTFGGNMDNRELQAGSRLFLPVQVPGGLLSVGDGHGAQGDGEVNVTAIETSMNGTIQVILHQNFPLPVPLAQTPTDLITMGFAPTLDQALEQALEQMIQVLVYCGGLTPEEAYVLCSLAASFRITQVVNRPQKGVHGLFPLKMLPQGFQF